The following coding sequences lie in one Mucilaginibacter sp. KACC 22773 genomic window:
- a CDS encoding helix-turn-helix transcriptional regulator, with protein sequence MPIEFEFEVGKGFHFGLAFARRFGAQITHNRVTLPESIGEGFIQEVFLNNGLSLCIHRYWLKDDLVLRRLAASSSTMLTLKFDCRRIPVEEADLPHGPLFTGSNGCEVELGTGNFFSELIVPANQHVNFLVIGASRQTLINILDLQEAGCPIASLLQESPSFVLHEVMTLEMERALKQLSRIDETTTLATLLYKNKAEELIYLLFSKLMHRAETASITVDQADAEKIYKLRAAILADLSLTPQLPELSGKIGIGLTKMKQLFRQIFGDSIYNYYQSARMNEAARLLAMQSVSETGYQLGFTNLSHFGRLFERHFQVKPKRYKDGLALR encoded by the coding sequence ATGCCGATAGAATTTGAATTTGAAGTAGGCAAAGGTTTTCATTTTGGCTTGGCTTTTGCCAGGCGTTTTGGTGCCCAAATAACCCATAACCGGGTAACGCTGCCCGAATCAATTGGCGAGGGTTTTATACAGGAAGTATTCCTGAATAACGGCCTGTCGCTGTGCATCCATCGGTATTGGCTTAAGGATGATCTTGTTTTGCGCCGCCTGGCAGCTTCATCATCAACCATGCTCACCTTAAAGTTTGATTGCAGGCGCATCCCGGTGGAGGAGGCCGACCTACCGCACGGGCCTTTATTTACAGGTAGCAACGGCTGCGAGGTTGAACTGGGTACCGGCAACTTTTTTTCGGAATTAATTGTTCCGGCCAATCAGCATGTTAATTTCCTGGTTATTGGTGCATCCCGCCAAACGCTCATCAATATTTTGGATTTGCAGGAGGCCGGCTGCCCCATAGCATCGCTGTTGCAGGAAAGCCCATCGTTTGTGCTGCATGAGGTGATGACTTTAGAGATGGAACGCGCGCTAAAACAATTAAGCCGAATTGACGAAACTACCACCCTGGCCACACTGCTTTACAAAAACAAGGCCGAAGAACTCATATACCTGCTGTTCAGCAAGCTGATGCACCGTGCCGAAACCGCTTCTATCACGGTAGACCAGGCCGATGCCGAAAAGATATACAAACTGCGGGCCGCCATTTTAGCCGACCTTAGCTTAACCCCGCAGCTTCCCGAGTTATCGGGCAAGATAGGTATCGGCCTTACCAAAATGAAACAGCTTTTCCGGCAGATTTTTGGCGATAGTATTTATAACTATTACCAGTCGGCCCGGATGAACGAGGCCGCCCGTTTGCTGGCTATGCAATCCGTATCCGAAACCGGCTACCAGCTGGGCTTTACCAATTTGAGCCATTTCGGGCGCTTGTTTGAAAGGCACTTCCAGGTAAAACCCAAGCGATATAAAGATGGATTGGCGTTGAGATAA
- a CDS encoding cupin domain-containing protein produces the protein MENTKKTITFVGPEEGQGIAMAGNSYRVVISGRRTDGEYALIDMLVPPGGGPIPHAHPNVQESFYVVEGEVEVKSEAGNYIAGKGSFVNIPYGGIVHCFRNKSNQMAHLLCTVMPAGMEDFFTEAGEPAPFGTFLPLPPMTNELKSKMGALAEKYGQKMFPPDYLDK, from the coding sequence ATGGAAAACACAAAAAAAACAATAACGTTTGTTGGCCCGGAAGAAGGGCAAGGGATTGCCATGGCAGGCAACTCGTACCGGGTAGTGATATCGGGCAGGCGAACCGATGGTGAATACGCGTTGATAGATATGCTGGTACCACCGGGGGGCGGCCCTATACCGCACGCCCACCCCAATGTACAGGAAAGTTTTTACGTTGTTGAAGGCGAGGTTGAGGTAAAATCTGAAGCGGGCAATTATATTGCAGGCAAAGGCTCGTTTGTGAATATCCCTTACGGAGGTATTGTTCATTGCTTCCGCAATAAATCCAACCAAATGGCTCATTTGCTTTGCACGGTAATGCCCGCCGGTATGGAAGATTTTTTTACGGAAGCGGGCGAACCCGCACCTTTTGGTACATTTTTACCTTTGCCGCCAATGACCAACGAGCTAAAAAGCAAAATGGGTGCACTGGCCGAAAAATACGGACAAAAGATGTTTCCGCCGGATTATCTGGATAAATAA
- a CDS encoding alkene reductase, which translates to MNTILAPYTQKTLQLKNHLVMAPMTRSRAIGNIPNDLMAEYYHQRSGAGLIVTEGTSPSPNGLGYARIPGIFSGEQVEGWKKVTGAVHAGNSKIFVQLMHTGRIAHQANLPAGATVVGVSAIKAAGQMHTDSMGMQDYPIAVALTTEAIKATIAEYVQAAKNAVEAGFDGVEVHGANGYLVEQFLNPNINNRTDQYGGDYKARASFALEVVQQIADAIGKEKVGIRFSPFSTLGDLQEYDADEVHNTYAYLAQELNKIGITYIHIGFSPKIPQKTFDAIRTAFTETIILCNGNTPATAADTLAKGFADVLAFGRPFLANPDLVTRMEQNAPLNEVDFTTLYTPDAHGYTDYPVMAVA; encoded by the coding sequence ATGAACACTATATTAGCTCCATACACCCAAAAAACACTTCAGTTAAAAAACCACCTGGTAATGGCTCCCATGACGCGTAGCCGGGCCATTGGCAATATCCCTAATGATTTAATGGCCGAATACTACCACCAGCGCAGCGGCGCGGGCCTTATTGTTACCGAGGGTACATCGCCATCGCCCAATGGTTTGGGTTACGCACGTATCCCCGGCATCTTTAGCGGTGAACAGGTTGAGGGCTGGAAAAAAGTTACCGGCGCGGTACATGCAGGTAACAGTAAAATATTTGTACAACTAATGCATACAGGCCGCATAGCCCACCAGGCAAATTTGCCAGCGGGGGCTACCGTAGTAGGCGTATCTGCAATAAAAGCGGCAGGCCAGATGCATACCGATAGCATGGGAATGCAGGATTACCCAATTGCTGTAGCCCTTACTACCGAAGCTATTAAAGCAACCATTGCAGAATATGTACAGGCCGCTAAAAATGCCGTAGAAGCAGGCTTTGACGGCGTTGAAGTACACGGCGCCAACGGCTACCTGGTTGAACAGTTTTTAAACCCCAACATAAATAACCGTACCGACCAATATGGAGGCGACTATAAAGCCCGCGCTTCGTTTGCGCTGGAAGTGGTGCAGCAAATTGCCGATGCTATTGGTAAAGAAAAAGTAGGTATCCGTTTTTCCCCCTTCTCAACCCTTGGCGATTTGCAGGAGTATGATGCCGATGAAGTACACAATACCTATGCCTACCTGGCGCAGGAGTTAAACAAAATAGGTATCACTTATATTCATATCGGTTTTTCGCCAAAAATCCCACAGAAAACATTTGATGCTATCCGTACCGCGTTTACAGAAACCATTATACTTTGTAACGGCAATACACCCGCTACAGCGGCCGATACCTTAGCCAAAGGCTTTGCCGATGTACTTGCATTTGGCCGCCCGTTTTTGGCTAACCCCGATTTGGTGACCCGTATGGAGCAAAACGCCCCTTTGAATGAGGTTGATTTTACAACTTTATATACTCCGGATGCTCATGGCTATACCGATTACCCGGTAATGGCTGTGGCCTGA
- a CDS encoding LytR/AlgR family response regulator transcription factor, which produces MTLNCLIIDDEPIARKLLQEYIEEIDFLVLVGAAENPLKATAMMNELDVDLVFLDINMPKMNGLQFLRSANNLPMVIMTTAYGQYALDGFELAVVDYLVKPFSLDRFLKASQKALELKSLRQKQLTPVKTEPDHFYVKCDGKIERVLYDDLIYVEAMANYVVLYTIPKKLVVYLTIKSIQEKLPAERFLQVHKSHIVNLKMINTIEGNMLNLGSARVTIGQRFYDEVMDRILKGKYFKR; this is translated from the coding sequence ATGACGCTTAACTGCCTTATTATAGATGATGAACCCATTGCACGCAAACTGCTGCAGGAGTATATTGAAGAAATTGATTTCCTGGTGTTGGTTGGCGCGGCCGAAAACCCGTTGAAGGCAACGGCGATGATGAATGAGCTGGATGTTGACCTGGTGTTCCTGGATATTAATATGCCAAAAATGAACGGGCTTCAGTTTCTTCGCTCGGCCAACAACCTCCCCATGGTAATCATGACTACGGCATACGGGCAATATGCGCTGGATGGCTTTGAGCTGGCAGTGGTTGATTACCTGGTAAAACCATTTTCGTTAGATCGATTTTTAAAAGCATCACAAAAAGCCCTGGAGTTAAAATCATTAAGGCAAAAACAACTTACCCCGGTTAAAACGGAGCCCGACCATTTTTATGTTAAATGCGATGGCAAAATTGAGCGTGTGTTGTATGACGATCTGATTTATGTGGAGGCTATGGCCAATTACGTAGTGCTGTATACCATCCCCAAAAAACTGGTGGTTTATTTAACTATCAAGAGTATCCAGGAAAAACTCCCTGCCGAAAGGTTTTTACAGGTACACAAAAGCCATATTGTTAACCTTAAAATGATTAACACCATTGAAGGCAATATGCTTAACCTGGGCAGCGCCAGGGTAACCATAGGCCAGCGTTTTTATGACGAAGTAATGGACAGGATTTTAAAAGGGAAGTATTTTAAAAGATAA
- a CDS encoding sensor histidine kinase translates to MKTSKTIYHLTFWVIAYLSWVFIFRNGTLVFTHAITIQFCYLLFISANYYFNALYTIPQLLNKKRYVKFGLCFLGGIVITALMRVPVSIAVITYVFKVKNTRFSFPGIFLDSFVNIFFWVACILAAHLVIEKIRSQLYIEQIEKEKATNELNFLRAQFNPHFLFNSINSIYGHIDKSNKDAREMLLVFSEMLRYQLYECNVEQIALDSEINYIRNYIAIQRGRIDERIVVSFCADGINGQINVAPLLFITFIENAFKYVGFNEDRQNQVSIGLQYQNSNLVFHVFNTKDTFVNQTEKSSGLGIANTKRRLEILYPGRHHLQIVNTDTDYEVTLTLFNV, encoded by the coding sequence TTGAAAACCAGCAAAACAATATATCACCTTACATTTTGGGTAATAGCGTACCTGTCCTGGGTGTTTATCTTCAGGAATGGTACGCTGGTATTTACACATGCCATTACCATCCAGTTTTGCTACCTGTTGTTTATATCGGCAAATTACTATTTCAACGCGCTGTATACCATTCCGCAATTGCTTAATAAAAAACGGTATGTAAAATTCGGCCTGTGTTTTTTAGGTGGGATTGTTATTACAGCGCTCATGAGGGTGCCGGTATCAATAGCCGTTATTACCTATGTTTTTAAAGTTAAAAATACCAGGTTTAGTTTTCCCGGCATTTTTTTAGATTCGTTTGTAAATATTTTCTTTTGGGTGGCCTGCATCCTGGCGGCGCACCTGGTTATCGAAAAAATACGGTCGCAATTGTATATCGAACAGATTGAAAAAGAAAAGGCCACCAACGAACTTAATTTTTTACGGGCGCAGTTTAACCCGCATTTCCTGTTCAACTCCATCAACTCTATTTACGGGCACATTGATAAATCAAACAAAGATGCCCGCGAAATGCTGCTGGTATTTTCAGAAATGTTGCGTTACCAGCTGTATGAATGCAATGTTGAACAAATAGCCCTTGACAGCGAAATTAACTACATACGCAATTACATAGCCATACAAAGGGGCCGCATTGATGAGCGTATAGTCGTTTCTTTTTGTGCCGATGGTATAAACGGGCAAATTAACGTAGCGCCGCTGCTGTTCATTACTTTTATAGAAAATGCTTTTAAATATGTTGGGTTTAATGAGGATAGGCAAAACCAGGTGAGCATTGGCCTGCAATACCAAAATAGCAACCTGGTATTCCATGTGTTTAACACTAAAGATACCTTTGTGAATCAAACCGAAAAGTCATCAGGCCTGGGGATTGCCAATACAAAGCGCCGGCTTGAAATTTTATATCCCGGCAGGCACCATCTCCAAATTGTTAATACCGATACTGATTATGAGGTAACCTTAACCCTGTTTAATGTATGA
- a CDS encoding c-type cytochrome, with the protein MKINRKFIAVIALAAIVSVTVAATDKIPYTPQYTNLKVLPKNISSKELQGIMADDFDDGLGVSCGFCHAGNKDGHGLDFASDAKPEKQITRTMMRMTLGINKKYLKVKHPEIGNATLIVSCTTCHKGQAFPDGAEPK; encoded by the coding sequence ATGAAAATAAACCGGAAGTTTATAGCCGTTATTGCATTGGCCGCTATAGTAAGTGTTACTGTGGCCGCAACTGATAAAATCCCATATACACCACAATACACCAATTTAAAAGTGCTGCCAAAAAACATAAGTTCCAAAGAACTGCAGGGCATTATGGCCGACGATTTTGACGACGGCCTTGGGGTAAGTTGTGGTTTTTGCCACGCCGGTAATAAAGATGGCCACGGGCTTGATTTTGCCAGCGATGCAAAGCCCGAAAAACAGATTACGCGCACCATGATGCGCATGACCCTCGGTATCAACAAAAAATATTTAAAAGTAAAGCATCCTGAAATTGGCAATGCTACGCTGATTGTATCTTGCACCACCTGTCATAAAGGGCAGGCCTTTCCCGATGGTGCGGAACCTAAATAA
- a CDS encoding YceI family protein, which yields MKKIILLLLILCGVNITYAQYKPVNQGSSLKFTIKNLGFGIDGSFGGLDGVINFDPDNADAANFDVTVDAATVNTDNNLHDEHLRGDSYLDVKNNPKIRLLSTKVTGKRGIYLLTGKLTIKGKTQAIAFPFTAAPYAGGYQFKGSFKIKRKDFGIGGASTIADELDVNLDVLAKKG from the coding sequence ATGAAAAAGATAATTTTATTGTTGCTGATACTTTGCGGGGTAAACATCACGTACGCGCAATACAAACCAGTAAACCAGGGATCGTCATTAAAATTTACCATTAAAAACCTGGGCTTTGGTATCGACGGATCTTTCGGCGGCCTGGATGGGGTTATCAATTTTGATCCTGACAATGCGGATGCAGCGAATTTTGATGTTACGGTTGATGCGGCAACGGTTAACACAGATAACAACCTGCACGATGAGCATTTAAGGGGCGATAGCTACTTAGATGTTAAAAATAATCCTAAAATAAGGCTGCTATCAACAAAAGTAACCGGCAAAAGAGGCATCTATTTGCTAACCGGCAAACTAACCATTAAAGGTAAAACCCAGGCAATAGCGTTCCCTTTTACAGCAGCACCCTACGCAGGTGGCTACCAATTTAAAGGCTCATTCAAAATAAAGCGCAAGGATTTTGGCATTGGCGGCGCAAGCACCATTGCCGACGAACTGGATGTTAACCTGGATGTACTTGCAAAAAAAGGGTAA
- a CDS encoding metallophosphoesterase family protein: MKTHFRPEEALNPEANNDGIDRRGFLECMAWAGTGVLWMMTGGILKSYGMSQMIDKTSGGLKKGLLMPKSDFSFVQISDSHIGFAKPANTDVVGTLNAAIAKINTMPVAPSFVLHTGDLSHLAQAEEFDTLEQSLKAVKTEKIFYVPGEHDVTDNGKLYLERYGKGTLGDGWYSFDSHGVHFIGLVNVTNHVDGGLGYIGAAQLKWLENDLKPLTNSTPIVVFAHIPLWAIYPAWGWGTDDSAQALALLKRFGSVSVLNGHIHQTIQKVEGNITFHTACSTAFPQPAPGAAPSPGPLKVPAEKLRSMLGLTIVNYVEHNHSLAITDTPLIEADKIEEHQ; the protein is encoded by the coding sequence ATGAAAACCCATTTCCGCCCCGAAGAGGCGTTAAACCCTGAAGCCAATAACGACGGTATTGACCGTCGCGGGTTCCTGGAATGTATGGCCTGGGCAGGTACCGGCGTACTCTGGATGATGACCGGCGGCATCCTGAAATCATACGGCATGAGCCAGATGATTGATAAAACTTCAGGCGGCCTCAAAAAAGGCTTGCTGATGCCCAAATCCGATTTTAGCTTTGTGCAGATTAGTGATAGCCACATCGGCTTTGCCAAACCGGCCAATACCGATGTGGTTGGTACGCTAAACGCAGCCATCGCCAAAATCAATACAATGCCAGTAGCGCCATCCTTTGTGCTGCACACCGGCGATTTATCGCACCTGGCACAGGCCGAAGAGTTTGACACGCTGGAACAATCGTTAAAAGCGGTAAAAACCGAAAAAATATTTTACGTTCCCGGCGAGCATGACGTAACCGACAACGGCAAACTTTACCTGGAGCGTTATGGCAAAGGTACGCTGGGCGATGGCTGGTACAGTTTCGATTCGCATGGGGTACATTTCATCGGCCTTGTAAATGTTACCAATCATGTTGATGGCGGGCTGGGGTATATTGGTGCTGCCCAGTTAAAATGGTTGGAGAACGACCTGAAGCCACTAACCAACAGCACACCAATAGTGGTTTTTGCACACATCCCGCTTTGGGCCATTTACCCGGCCTGGGGCTGGGGAACTGATGACAGCGCACAGGCTTTGGCGCTGCTCAAACGCTTTGGCTCGGTATCGGTTTTAAACGGACACATCCACCAAACCATTCAAAAGGTTGAGGGCAATATAACCTTCCATACCGCATGCTCCACCGCATTCCCACAGCCGGCACCGGGAGCGGCACCCTCACCGGGTCCTTTGAAGGTACCAGCCGAAAAGTTGCGCAGCATGTTGGGCTTAACTATCGTAAATTATGTTGAGCATAACCACTCACTGGCCATTACCGATACGCCATTGATTGAGGCCGATAAAATAGAGGAACATCAATAG
- a CDS encoding MgtC/SapB family protein, which produces MNFYSTILLNPNHNIYGHEILKLFLAIVTGCILGLEREIRGKSAGFRTLALICLGATVFTICSYMLGVETNRDRIAANIITGVGFIGAGVIFRTNSSVSGITTAASIWISAALGMLLGIGEFALAGVSLVATLFVLYALDFIQIWIDNKFEHRHYRLVFKNTCQLSTLYNQVTPLKLKIVKMKTSRKDVQTILEFEISGREKNLASFNQWLIDSEEILSFEW; this is translated from the coding sequence ATGAATTTTTATAGTACCATTTTGCTGAACCCTAACCATAACATATATGGCCACGAAATACTAAAACTGTTTTTGGCCATTGTAACCGGTTGTATTCTTGGGCTGGAGCGGGAGATCAGGGGTAAATCGGCGGGGTTCAGAACCTTGGCGCTCATTTGCCTTGGCGCCACTGTTTTTACCATATGCTCCTATATGCTGGGGGTTGAAACCAACCGCGACCGGATTGCGGCCAATATTATTACCGGTGTGGGCTTTATTGGTGCCGGGGTGATATTTCGTACCAACTCCTCCGTATCGGGAATTACCACGGCGGCATCTATATGGATATCGGCGGCCTTAGGGATGCTTTTAGGTATTGGCGAATTTGCCCTTGCCGGCGTTTCACTGGTGGCCACCCTGTTTGTATTGTACGCCCTTGATTTTATACAGATTTGGATAGATAATAAATTTGAACACCGCCATTACCGGCTGGTTTTTAAAAACACCTGCCAGTTAAGTACCTTGTACAACCAGGTAACCCCGCTTAAGCTGAAAATAGTTAAAATGAAAACTTCACGTAAGGATGTACAAACTATCCTTGAGTTTGAAATATCCGGGCGGGAGAAAAACCTTGCTTCGTTTAATCAATGGCTTATAGATAGTGAGGAAATCCTCTCGTTTGAATGGTAG
- a CDS encoding DUF3570 domain-containing protein, whose translation MKKIYLSVLGFSLICRMSAYAQTSKDSIIRLNPAFSLATSTGQDTNAYRPRALRVDEVNFVSSYYNQNGNHSAVTGGIGTEKVTDFSNGIDLKLVWLNNAMNKNTLSVGLGIDHHTSASAAYVSTTGASNTGGSRIYPSLDWTVENSKKGTSFGIGTYYSSEYNYKSLGADLHFSAKTANKMGEFGVKLQGYFDHVKLIYPSEFIPQSTTTVTTITTASGNSSSSESEGKARIPSSPRNTYTASFSYSQIVTSRLQIMFLADVVTQHGFLSLPFHRVYFSNGKDTIERLPSSRFKLPLGFRANYFLGDNVILRSYYRYYTDNWGSKSNTANLEIAYKVTPFFSISPFYRYYTQTAAKYFAPYEQNSPTQAYFTSNYEYAKFNSQFFGAGFRIAPPKGVLGWESLHELELRYGHYKQNVGLVSDVVSLSLGFK comes from the coding sequence ATGAAAAAAATATATTTATCCGTATTAGGGTTTTCCCTGATATGCAGGATGAGTGCGTATGCACAAACATCAAAAGATAGCATTATTCGCCTTAACCCGGCCTTCAGCCTGGCAACATCAACCGGGCAGGATACCAACGCCTACCGACCGCGTGCTTTGCGGGTTGACGAAGTAAATTTTGTATCCAGCTACTACAATCAAAATGGTAACCACTCGGCCGTAACCGGCGGCATTGGTACCGAAAAAGTAACCGATTTTTCAAATGGTATCGATCTTAAACTGGTTTGGCTAAACAATGCGATGAACAAAAACACGCTATCTGTGGGCCTCGGTATCGATCATCACACCTCTGCTTCGGCAGCTTATGTATCAACAACCGGGGCATCAAATACCGGCGGCAGCAGAATATACCCATCGTTGGATTGGACTGTTGAAAACTCAAAAAAAGGCACCAGTTTTGGTATTGGCACTTACTATTCCAGCGAGTATAACTACAAATCGCTGGGCGCCGACCTCCACTTTTCGGCAAAAACAGCCAATAAAATGGGCGAGTTTGGTGTAAAACTACAAGGCTATTTTGACCATGTAAAGCTGATATATCCATCGGAGTTTATCCCGCAATCAACCACAACGGTTACAACAATTACAACAGCAAGCGGCAATTCATCAAGTTCCGAAAGTGAGGGCAAAGCCAGGATTCCATCAAGCCCAAGAAATACTTATACAGCATCATTCTCTTATTCACAAATAGTAACATCAAGGTTGCAAATCATGTTCCTGGCCGATGTGGTTACCCAGCATGGCTTTTTAAGCCTGCCATTTCACCGGGTGTATTTTTCGAACGGAAAAGATACCATAGAACGATTGCCATCGTCGCGGTTTAAGCTGCCTTTAGGCTTCAGGGCCAATTACTTCCTGGGCGATAATGTTATCCTGCGGTCGTACTACCGCTATTATACCGATAATTGGGGCAGTAAATCAAACACCGCCAATCTGGAAATAGCATACAAGGTTACGCCATTCTTTTCCATATCTCCGTTTTACAGGTACTATACACAAACCGCTGCCAAATACTTTGCGCCTTATGAGCAAAACAGCCCAACGCAGGCATACTTTACCAGTAATTACGAGTATGCAAAGTTCAACAGCCAGTTTTTCGGCGCAGGTTTCAGGATAGCACCGCCAAAAGGTGTGTTAGGCTGGGAAAGTTTACATGAATTGGAACTACGATACGGCCATTATAAACAAAACGTTGGTTTGGTATCCGATGTGGTATCGTTAAGCCTTGGCTTTAAATAA
- a CDS encoding DUF4266 domain-containing protein yields the protein MTKQLIKVTACLLLAGSFTSCVQLKEYQKNRINDSEMALSNRKVEKNELNFQSYRESASGANAGKTGGGCGCN from the coding sequence ATGACTAAACAATTGATTAAAGTTACGGCCTGCCTGCTATTGGCAGGCTCGTTTACATCATGTGTTCAACTAAAAGAATACCAAAAAAACAGGATAAACGATTCTGAAATGGCGTTAAGCAACCGTAAAGTTGAAAAAAACGAGCTGAATTTTCAATCGTACCGTGAAAGTGCTTCAGGAGCCAATGCCGGTAAAACCGGCGGCGGTTGCGGCTGTAACTAA
- a CDS encoding FAD:protein FMN transferase, whose translation MPDLQIFKRSCKLMGNRFELSVVADSEQWANDRIDDGIAEISRIEKLLTTFSEDSETNQVNQNAGIKPMPVSRETFELVKRSIMISKVTQGAFDISYGSIDKRLWNFDQQMTALPDAETARQMVRLINYRNIILNDNDCTIFLAEKGMRIGFGGIGKGYAAERAKLIMQQQGVTSGVVNASGDLTAWGTQPNGNKWTVGIANPDASQQIFSYLSISGLAVATSGNYEKFIMIDGKKYSHTINPRTGLPVTGIKSVTIITTNAEIADAMATPVTIMGVHAGLDMINQMKDIEAIIIDDNDRLYTSKNINIK comes from the coding sequence ATGCCTGATCTTCAAATTTTTAAAAGGAGCTGCAAACTGATGGGCAACCGCTTTGAATTAAGCGTTGTGGCCGATAGCGAGCAATGGGCAAATGACCGGATTGATGATGGAATAGCCGAAATAAGCCGGATTGAAAAGCTGCTTACCACCTTTAGCGAGGATAGCGAAACCAACCAGGTAAATCAAAACGCGGGCATCAAACCCATGCCCGTGAGCCGCGAAACTTTTGAATTGGTAAAACGATCTATCATGATATCAAAAGTAACGCAGGGTGCTTTTGATATTTCGTACGGCTCGATTGACAAACGGCTATGGAATTTTGATCAGCAAATGACGGCTTTACCCGATGCAGAAACGGCCAGGCAAATGGTTAGGCTTATAAATTACCGCAACATTATATTAAACGATAATGACTGTACTATTTTTTTAGCCGAAAAGGGCATGCGCATAGGCTTTGGCGGGATAGGAAAAGGGTATGCCGCCGAGCGTGCCAAACTGATTATGCAACAACAGGGTGTTACAAGCGGCGTGGTAAACGCATCTGGCGATTTAACAGCCTGGGGTACGCAGCCAAACGGCAACAAGTGGACGGTTGGTATAGCCAATCCCGATGCATCGCAACAAATTTTCTCCTATTTGAGTATATCGGGCCTTGCGGTAGCTACCTCGGGTAACTACGAGAAGTTTATTATGATAGATGGAAAAAAATACTCGCATACTATAAACCCGCGTACAGGGCTGCCAGTTACCGGCATTAAAAGCGTAACCATTATTACCACCAATGCCGAAATTGCCGACGCCATGGCCACGCCGGTAACCATAATGGGTGTACACGCCGGCCTCGATATGATTAACCAGATGAAGGATATTGAGGCTATAATTATTGACGATAACGACAGGCTTTACACCTCAAAAAATATAAACATTAAATAA